The following are from one region of the Syntrophorhabdus sp. genome:
- a CDS encoding metal ABC transporter ATP-binding protein: MDEQLITLDGVTVRKTGTVLLDSVSLAVARGELVGVIGPNGAGKTTLLNVIAGFERFEGVLSLFGQWETHKRSRETRLRVGYVPQSFPVDPAFPILAWEAVMTGAIGRTGLFHSPGRLRREEAMALMETMRLSHLAARPLGQLSGGERQKVSLARAIIQRPDILLMDEPTANLDIAVQKEVLDLIDEIHRKEGLTVLFVTHDFTMLPSAMGRAVLLHQGKMLFDGDIDRALSGETLTRLFRYPLETFRRKGRRFISYD; the protein is encoded by the coding sequence ATGGACGAGCAATTGATAACCCTTGACGGGGTCACGGTACGCAAGACGGGAACGGTGCTTCTCGACAGCGTCAGTCTCGCCGTGGCCCGGGGCGAGCTTGTCGGGGTCATCGGGCCCAACGGCGCCGGAAAGACCACGCTGCTCAATGTCATCGCCGGGTTCGAAAGGTTCGAAGGGGTATTGAGCCTCTTCGGACAGTGGGAAACCCACAAGCGTTCCCGTGAGACCCGGCTTCGCGTCGGATACGTCCCGCAGTCGTTTCCCGTCGACCCTGCCTTCCCCATCCTCGCCTGGGAGGCGGTGATGACAGGCGCGATCGGCCGGACAGGGCTCTTCCACTCCCCCGGAAGGCTGAGGAGGGAAGAGGCGATGGCGCTCATGGAGACCATGCGCCTTTCCCACCTCGCCGCAAGACCCCTCGGCCAGCTCTCCGGCGGCGAGAGGCAGAAGGTGTCGCTCGCCCGCGCGATCATCCAGCGGCCCGACATCCTCCTCATGGACGAACCGACGGCAAACCTCGACATCGCCGTGCAGAAGGAGGTCCTCGACCTCATCGATGAGATCCACCGGAAGGAGGGTCTGACGGTCCTCTTCGTCACCCACGATTTCACCATGCTTCCCTCCGCGATGGGGCGGGCCGTGCTGCTCCACCAGGGGAAGATGCTCTTTGACGGGGACATCGATAGGGCGCTCTCGGGAGAGACCCTGACGAGGCTCTTCCGGTATCCCCTCGAGACCTTCCGGAGAAAGGGCAGGAGATTCATCTCCTATGATTGA